DNA from Campylobacter lari:
TTTTTAAAATCAAATTTTCCTTCAAAATCAGCCTTGCCTTTTAAGTTTCTATCAACTAAAAATCCTAACTTAGAAAAATCTTGCAATGATATATTATAAGTGCTTATTAGATCCATTTGATTAAGATCAAATTTACCTTTTAATGAATTAATATTTGCAAATGAACTTAAAACTTTAGCGTTAAAATCAATGATTGATTTAGAAATTTTTCCATCAAGATTGATTTTTGCTGAAGTATTCTTTGGAAATTTTTTCTCTAAAAGCTTGGATAATTCTACTTCATTAAAAGAAGAATTAATATTTGCTTTAAAATCACCATTAATATTGTTAAAATCAAGTGACTTTAAGTCAATATCTGCATTTACATTACCAAATGCTAAAACTTTTTGTCCTATCAAAGGAAAAAGTTGTTCTAATTTTATATTATCAATTTTTGCTTGTAAACTTTTTCCATTGGATTTTGCATTGATAAGCCCTTGCATGATTTTAATATTTGCATCAAGATTTTGAATTTGATTTGACTTAAGATCAACTTTGGCATCTAAATTTAAAGGTCCATTGAGATCTTGTTTGGTTAAAGGTTTTAATTTGTTAAGATTATCTATAAAAGCACTGATTTGTACATTTAAATCTTTGTTTGTAAGGTTATATGAACCTTTTAGTTGAGGTATTTTTGCTAAGTTTGAATCAAGTAAAGCTTCATAATCAATCAAAGAATTTTTCGCATTTGCTTTAGCTTGTAAGTTAAAATTTGTTTTTGGAAAATCAAGATTGCTTAGTTTTTTAAATTCCATAACATTTATATTTGCATTGTTTAACCTAGTGTTTAGATTGAAATTTTTAAAATCAAGCCCTTGTGTTTTTAAATCTAAAACTAATTTAGAATTAATAAAGGCAGGTATGGATATGGTTTTTAAAAGTTCTGCTACTTCTATATTAGTTGTATTGATATTAAGATTATTATTTTCTAAAACAGCTTTTAAGCTACCACCAAATCCAAGTAAGTCAGCATCTAATTTTTGTAATTGATTGTTTGCAAAAAGTAAATTACCTTGAATTTGACTTTTACCTTGGAGTTTCATTTTGGCTAGAGATGAAAATTGATTAAAATCATCTATTTTGATATCAAAATCACTAGTTAAGCTTTGTTTTGCTATATCATAAATGCTTTTTTGTATATAAAGTTTGAAGAAGTTGCTTAAAATTTCACTTTTAGAAATAACTTCATTGCTTTGGATTAAAGATCTTATTTCACCTTTTATATAGCTTTGTTTTGGTAAGCTTAGATTAAAATCTTTTTCAATTAGAGTATTGTTGATAGAACTTGTGTAAAAATTAATCAAAGCATTACCATTTGGTTTTAAATCTTTAGCTTGTATATCACTTATAATACTAATTTTTCCTTGAGCATATCTTGGTAGATTAGCAAAATCTAAAATTTGAGCCAAATCTATATTTTTACCAATAAATTCAAGATTTATAGGAGAAAAATCAACAATTTTTGCATCTAAGCTAAGATTAGAATCAAACAAAAACCCATTACCTTTTACTAAAAAATCACTACTTTTACCTACAGCACTACCTTTAAATGTAAAATCTTTATCACTTTTTAAGCCAAGATTTTGAATATAGTTTTGTTTAAGTCCTAAAAGATAGTTTAAATTAAATCCTAGTCTTAAAGGTGATATGCCACCTTCTATGTTAGCAAAAAATTTATCATCAATATTTGCTTTAATGTCAAGTTGTGAAAAACTAATTTTAAAATTTTCAAATTTAACATTCATACCACTTTTTTGAGCAATAATCGTTTCGATTCTTGGCTTTAAAAAAGCATTACCCATGCTTGTAAATAATAATGTATATATAGCTAGAAATACTATACACACTACACCTAAAAGAATGTAAAGAATTTTTTTCATGAGAAACCTTTATAATAATATATCATATAAATTTAGTGATATAGACTAAACTTATATGATATATTTTACTTAATTTATTGACAATTAACTTTCTTTAATGTATAATTCTATCACTCAAAAACAAAGAGTGCTAAAAATGGCACATTTTAGAAAGGATAAAAAATGAATTTTCAACCTCTAGGAAAGCGTATTTTAGTAAAACGCTTAGAAGAAATGAAAACTACTGCTTCTGGGATTATTATACCAGATAATGCTAAAGAAAAACCATTAAATGGTGAAGTTGTTGCAGTAAGCAAAGAAATAGAAGATATTAAGGTAAATGATAAAGTAATGTTTGCAAAATACGGTGGAACTGAAATTAAACTTGATAATGAAGAGTATTTAGTTCTTAATGTTGAAGATGTTTTAGGGATTATTAAATAAAAAAGGATAAAAAATGGCAAAAGAAATATTTTTTTCAGATGAAGCAAGAAATAAACTTTATGAAGGTGTTAAAAAACTTAATGATGCTGTAAAAGTCACTATGGGGCCACGCGGTCGTAATGTATTAATCCAAAAAAGTTTTGGTGCTCCAACTATCACAAAAGATGGTGTGAGTGTAGCTAAAGAAGTGGAATTAAAAGATTCTTTAGAAAATATGGGTGCTTCTTTAGTTAGAGAAGTAGCTAGTAAAACAGCTGATCAAGCAGGCGATGGAACAACAACAGCAACAGTTTTAGCGCATGCTATTTTTAAAGAAGGTTTGAGAAATATTACAGCAGGTGCTAATCCTATCGAAGTTAAAAGAGGTATGGATAAAGCTTGCGAAGCTATAGTAGCTGAACTTAAAAAACTTTCTCGTGAAGTTAAAGATAAAAAAGAAATAGCTCAAGTTGCGACAATTTCTGCAAATTCAGACGAGAAAATCGGAAATTTAATCGCTGATGCTATGGAAAAAGTTGGAAAAGATGGTGTTATCACTGTTGAAGAAGCAAAATCAATCAATGATGAATTAAATGTAGTTGAAGGTATGCAATTTGATAGAGGTTATTTAAGCCCATATTTCATTACAAATACTGAAAAAATGACAGCTGAATTGCAAAATCCTTTTATTTTGTTATTTGATAAAAAAATTGCCAACTTAAAAGATTTATTACCAATTTTAGAACAAATTCAAAAAACAGGAAAACCACTTTTAATTATAGCTGAAGATATTGAAGGCGAAGCTTTGGCAACTT
Protein-coding regions in this window:
- the groES gene encoding co-chaperone GroES, whose protein sequence is MNFQPLGKRILVKRLEEMKTTASGIIIPDNAKEKPLNGEVVAVSKEIEDIKVNDKVMFAKYGGTEIKLDNEEYLVLNVEDVLGIIK